The following proteins are co-located in the Oncorhynchus gorbuscha isolate QuinsamMale2020 ecotype Even-year linkage group LG22, OgorEven_v1.0, whole genome shotgun sequence genome:
- the aire gene encoding autoimmune regulator, translating to MSRVEAFEDPDPRSQLKEFRTDISMVIDDPFPLLYGLVDRSIISDQILKDTLEREGREGIHKAMYSLLSWLLEQSRTTIQAFWTNLAKDYNQHSYPRLQALLTSIQPGSEMVGSKQGKRSPRGSRESHSRKRGLGERHPHHPHHSQHHGKSGKVKSVKKSEGAALVSQIPAGKGVQAVSTSVQRAVTLSSSELPVSCGAREEILIKQVFGSGSAKKCIKVGGEYYTSGPFGELTGGHKTQSANTKYHHMEESSTRVRDAQRNDDECAVCKDGGELICCDGCPRAYHLSCLDPPLTTIPSGTWRCQSCHSNKVRRERIYPVLPSQLTETSSSNSTIDFSFFSSLSSTSLSGVTTTKSGQCAGGEVVEVRETCGVCLLSGGDLTLCLQCLQKYHTYCHFPNGRSICSSCSRPWGSSTDREAECKGLQVGLTPHTQEHSSLSEPILHKDELDSIMGESSIDGILQWAFHNISRPLSDTQGYFQ from the exons ATGTCCAGAGTCGAGGCTTTTGAGGATCCTGACCCCCGTTCCCAGCTCAAGGAATTCCGCACggacatctccatggtgattGATGATCCCTTCCCACTGCTCTATGGGTTGGTGGACCGCAGCATCATCAGCGACCAAATTCTGAAG GATACcctggagagggagggcagagaggggatcCACAAGGCCATGTACTCCCTGCTTTCCTGGCTCCTGGAGCAGAGTAGGACCACCATCCAGGCCTTCTGGACCAACCTGGCCAAGGACTACAACCAGCACAGCTACCCAAGACTGCAGGCCCTCCTGACCAGCATTCAACCAG GTAGTGAGATGGTGGGCTCCAAGCAGGGGAAGAGATCCCCACGAGGGTCTCGAGAGTCCCACAGCAGGAAGAGGGGCCTGGGGGAGAGACACCCTCATCACCCTCACCACTCTCAGCACCACGGCAAAA GTGGCAAAGTGAAGTCGGTGAAGAAAAGTGAAGGTGCTGCATTGGTCTCTCAGATACCTGCTGGAAAGG GTGTCCAGGCGGTGTCCACCTCGGTCCAGAGGGCAGTCACTCTGTCGTCCAGTGAGCTGCCGGTCAGCTGCGGGGCCAGAGAGGAGATCCTCATCAAACAGGTGTTTGGATCTG GAAGTGCCAAAAAGTGCATTAAAGTGGGTGGTGAGTATTACACCTCTGGGCCATTCGGTGAGCTGACTGGAGGACACAAGACACAGTCTGCAAATACTAAATACCACCACATGGAGGAGTCCAGCACCAGGGTTAGAGAC gcCCAGCGTAATGATGATGAGTGTGCAGTGTGTAAAGATGGAGGTGAGCTCATCTGTTGTGATGGCTGTCCCAGGGCCTACCACCTGTCCTGCCTAGACCCTCCCCTCACCACAATACCAAG TGGCACTTGGCGCTGTCAATCATGCCATAGCAATAAGGTCAGAAGAGAGAGAATCTACCCAGTACTACCT AGCCAGTTGACAGAGACCAGCTCCAGTAACTCCACCATCgacttctccttcttctcttccttatcctccacctctctctccggTGTCACCACAACCAAGAGCGGTCAG TGTGCAGGTGGCGAGGTGGTGGAGGTCAGGGAGACGTGTGGGGTTTGCCTCCTCAGTGGAGGAGACCTGACCCTCTGTCTCCAGTGCCTACAGAAGTACCACACCTACTGCCACTTCCCAAA TGGGAGGTCCATCTGCTCCTCCTGCAGTAGGCCCTGGGGCAGCTCAACAGACAGAGAGGCGGAATGCAAGGGCTTACAg GTtggtctgactccacacactcaggagcactcctctctctcagagcCCATCCTAcacaaggatgaactagactccATCATGGGAGAG AGTTCCATAGATGGGATCCTGCAGTGGGCTTTCCATAACATCTCCAGGCCTCTCTCGGACACTCAGGGCTACTTCCAGtga